One Trichoderma asperellum chromosome 5, complete sequence genomic region harbors:
- a CDS encoding uncharacterized protein (antiSMASH:Cluster_5.5): MSLKTLPVVQVMELPTGSPEYEASRRNLLEEFATRVPEELRLSPDLINNAPRNVTDIPRKCGLLSPEEIDITENYDATALAVLIREKKVTSVAVATAFAKRAIIAHQLTSCLTEWFMDEAIERAKYLDEYLQSTGKTVGPLHGVPISVKDLFPVAGHWSGLGFLVARFKEKEDCQIVSILRAAGAIFYCKTNQPQAIMHIESTSFFGRTLNPHNTGLSSGGSTGGEAALLAMRGSVLGLGTDIGGSIRVPSSFCGIYGFKPTSYTLPRKDILPMGALAELSILASIGPMCTTLRDLDLLTSVTLASKPHLLDPRLVPIPWTGLNTAPKPSPLKIGIMMTDGLIIPQPPVTRALNWVVEKLKASNAFSVKTFEPYEVSTALKNIHLAFWPDGGKGVRELLAASGEPMLPLTQWELKDTDGLELKPWEILQQHVARDNFRCDFARHWESQDVDIIICPASVGPAGEHETGFYWNYTSFWNYVDCPGVVFPTPIKARAKGAEGYAADTPPPLNEQDKHVRKMWEEGDFEGAPIGLQIVARKHHDNDLFGALEKLQYVLELQ; this comes from the coding sequence ATGTCTTTAAAGACTCTTCCCGTTGTCCAAGTAATGGAGTTACCCACTGGATCACCAGAATACGAAGCCTCGCGAAGAAATTTGCTTGAAGAATTTGCTACCAGGGTGCCAGAGGAACTTCGACTCTCTCCAGATCTCATCAATAATGCCCCCAGGAATGTCACGGACATTCCTCGAAAATGTGGTCTTTTATCCCCCGAAGAAATTGATATCACTGAAAATTACGATGCCACTGCACTAGCAGTACTCattagagaaaaaaaggtgacCTCGGTGGCGGTTGCAACAGCATTCGCTAAGAGGGCAATTATAGCACATCAGCTGACTTCTTGCCTTACGGAATGGTTCATGGACGAGGCTATTGAGCGAGCTAAATACTTGGATGAGTATTTGCAATCTACAGGAAAGACAGTTGGACCTCTCCATGGAGTCCCCATCAGTGTCAAAGACCTCTTTCCTGTAGCCGGACATTGGTCAGGTCTAGGCTTCCTCGTGGCAAGatttaaagaaaaggaagactgCCAGATAGTATCCATACTGCGAGCCGCCGGAGCCATTTTCTATTGCAAGACCAACCAACCCCAAGCAATAATGCATATTGAGAGCACTTCTTTCTTTGGGCGCACTTTGAACCCTCATAATACTGGTTTATCGTCGGGAGGGTCTACCGGAGGAGAGGCTGCTTTACTGGCTATGCGAGGATccgtccttggccttggaacTGATATTGGTGGAAGCATTCGAGTCCCCTCTAGTTTCTGTGGCATCTATGGCTTCAAACCAACCTCGTATACTCTTCCAAGGAAGGATATCCTGCCAATGGGGGCATTGGCGGAGCTCAGTATTCTGGCTTCAATAGGCCCAATGTGCACTACTTTGAGAGACTTGGATCTCCTTACTTCAGTTACCCTGGCATCTAAACCACATTTATTAGATCCAAGGCTAGTTCCGATCCCATGGACAGGTCTTAACACAGCACCAAAGCCTTCGCCGTTGAAGATTGGTATCATGATGACTGATGGTCTTATTATTCCACAACCGCCAGTCACCCGAGCTTTAAATTGGGTGGTGGAGAAATTAAAGGCATCGAACGCCTTTTCAGTCAAAACTTTCGAACCATACGAAGTATCTACAGCTCTGAAGAACATACATCTTGCGTTTTGGCCAGATGGCGGCAAAGGCGTAAGAGAGCTCCTAGCTGCCTCAGGCGAACCGATGCTTCCCTTGACTCAATGGGAGTTAAAAGACACTGATGGATTAGAACTCAAGCCATGGGAAATTCTGCAACAACATGTAGCACGCGATAATTTTAGGTGTGACTTTGCTCGTCATTGGGAATCTCAGGATGTTGATATCATTATCTGTCCCGCCTCTGTTGGTCCGGCAGGGGAGCACGAGACAGGCTTTTATTGGAACTACACTTCTTTCTGGAATTATGTCGATTGCCCTGGCGTTGTTTTCCCTACACCTATCAAAGCTAGAGCGAAAGGAGCTGAAGGATACGCAGCTGATACTCCCCCACCACTCAATGAACAGGACAAACATGTGCGAAAGATGTGGGAAGAGGGTGATTTTGAAGGGGCTCCTATTGGCCTGCAGATAGTGGCGAGAAAGCATCATGATAATGATCTATTTGGGGCCTTGGAAAAACTGCAGTATGTTTTGGAGTTGCAATAA
- a CDS encoding uncharacterized protein (EggNog:ENOG41~antiSMASH:Cluster_5.5~SMCOG1231:carboxyvinyl-carboxyphosphonate), producing the protein MPSTNQLAQELKALHKPGSPLVLSNVWDVSSLNTILSLNSESSRPVKALATASFAIAATLGIQDEELSMVQNLEAISKIAPLAEQAGLPLSVDIQDGYGDLITAVVTAVVEYGAAGANIEDSIPSAGFDKGISGSLYKLEDQVVRLKRALEAAKEAGAPDFVLNARCDAFRLAPSPDLTYEIRLAEAIKRGKAFLEAGATTVFYWGGQGQGLTSETVKTLVKELDGKVAVIMSGAPGSLTTADLAKLGVARISVGPGLYLAAINAVKTVASRMFSGGGLA; encoded by the coding sequence ATGCCTTCCACCAATCAATTAGCTCAGGAGCTTAAGGCACTTCATAAGCCTGGGTCTCCTCTCGTTCTATCCAACGTCTGGGACGTCTCTTCTCTAAATACCATTCTTTCTTTGAACTCAGAGTCTTCTAGACCTGTGAAAGCATTAGCCACAGCATCATTCGCCATTGCTGCTACACTGGGtattcaagatgaagagcttTCCATGGTGCAAAACCTCGAAGCCATCTCCAAGATTGCTCCCCTCGCTGAGCAAGCAGGCCTCCCTCTTTCAGTAGATATTCAAGATGGATATGGTGACCTAATCACAGCAGTTGTCACCGCAGTCGTCGAATATGGAGCGGCCGGCGCCAATATCGAGGATAGCATCCCTTCTGCCGGGTTTGATAAGGGTATCTCAGGCTCCCTATACAAACTTGAGGACCAAGTAGTACGACTCAAGCGtgctcttgaagctgccAAAGAGGCTGGTGCTCCAGACTTTGTCCTCAACGCTCGATGCGACGCCTTTCGCCTTGCGCCTTCTCCCGATTTGACGTACGAAATTAGACTCGCAGAGGCCATTAAGCGTGGTAAAGCGTTTCTGGAAGCCGGTGCAACCACAGTTTTCTACTGGGGTGGTCAGGGACAAGGCCTAACCAGCGAAACTGTCAAGACGCTGGTCAAAGAATTGGACGGCAAGGTCGCAGTTATTATGTCTGGGGCGCCCGGTTCCCTCACAACAGCTGATTTAGCCAAGCTTGGAGTGGCGAGAATCAGCGTAGGGCCCGGCCTTTATCTGGCAGCTATTAATGCTGTGAAAACTGTAGCATCGCGAATGTTCTCGGGAGGTGGACTAGCTTAG
- a CDS encoding uncharacterized protein (SECRETED:SignalP(1-18)~EggNog:ENOG41~antiSMASH:Cluster_5.5) yields the protein MFLVSALTFPLLLVTVVAQMPWPKERPGGFHIEDFPMLNIVERTAIDPYLYLSKPELGFPKLYRCLPQEEGAVDYIGCSVVNSQWQKLLNGDGNLVVNGGQCKSITQACCQTTICAPKEVDVILTVTEMDRLFFKFSEKCLSRTKGALYVTTGWDNVIMTSRPPRCIQKGHRPDSNRRSLMNESYWES from the exons ATGTTTCTCGTTTCAGCATTGActttcccccttcttctcgtgACGGTGGTTGCGCAGATGCCTTGGCCAAAGGAAAGGCCAGGTGGCTTCCATATTGAAGACTTTCCGATGCTCAATATCGTCGAGAGAACCGCCATCGACCCGTATCTTTATCTGAGCAAGCCTGAACTTGGATTTCCGAAGCTTTACCGATGTCTCCCT caagaagaaggtgcTGTGGATTACATAGGCTGCTCCGTTGTAAATTCTCAATGGCAGAAATTGTTAAATGGAGACGGCAATCTCGTTGTTAATGGTGGACAGTGTAAATCCATCACGCAGGCATGCTGCCAAACTACCATATGTGCGCCTAAGGAAGTTGATGTTATCCTGACTGTCACGGAGATGGATCGTTTGTTCTTCAAGTTCTCCGAAAAGTGCCTCAGTCGCACTAAAGGTGCACTTTACGTGACCACCGGCTGGGATAACGTGATAATGACATCGAGACCACCGAGATGCATTCAAAAGGGTCATCGGCCAGATTCGAACCGTCGCAGCCTGATGAATGAATCATATTGGGAAAGTTGA
- a CDS encoding uncharacterized protein (EggNog:ENOG41) — translation MGPRDWFEKGKAKFRSRTSNRTERAISNENPLHQQQAASREPNEPPDGLDEWTISHEKLKSQRIEDTKIQELWDVAYEKLREENGTLIADYEAKLIGSVAAGVGQTLNLKHNRRDWMQAILQNKMEEVNKNKSKLELGNYKGQSKDVMRLVLKVVNSANDFIGSAASTNPYTSIAWTGVSFLLPLLMNIPVEKASLAKSLEYIASLVAQSQLREELYFECYESASNNNRQKFQRSHIQYKTALERLYRHILRFQAVVCCYYLKSSAIRYGLDAIKWYDWVPLTDEVREQERNFAAIEETWRGIQRFEEHSAVIDSFSAMNANLSVLTNNELSDLLHWLCDIDPSSMYNAALDRHEAGTCEWLIKNSEEFKTWETSEGSLLWLHGKGMSC, via the exons ATGGGCCCCCGAGATTGGTTCGAAAAGGGGAAGGCAAAGTTTCGCAGTAGAACTAGCAATCGCACCGAGAGAGCTATTTCTAATGAAAACCCATTACACCAACAGCAGGCAGCTAGCCGGGAACCCAATGAGCCGCCAGATGGATTAGATGAGTGGACCATATCTCATGAAAAGCTGAAAAGCCAGCGAATTGAAGATACGAAAATTCAAGAGCTCTGGGATGTGGCATACGAGAAGCTTCGAGAGGAGAATGGCACACTCATCGCAGATTATGAAGCCAAGCTTATAGGCAGCGTTGCCGCTGGTGTGGGCCAAACTCTTAATTTGAAACATAATAGGAGAGATTGGATGCAAGCAATCTTACAAAACAAGATGGAGGAAGtcaataaaaataaatcgaAGCTCGAATTGGGCAACTATAAAGGTCAATCAAAAGACGTTATGCGGCTTGTATTGAAGGTTGTGAATTCCGCCAACGACTTCATCGGCAGTGCCGCAAGCACCAACCCATATACCTCAATTGCCTGGACTGGGGTcagctttcttctccca CTTTTGATGAATATACCAGTGGAAAAGGCTTCCTTAGCGAAATCATTAGAATATATCGCTTCTCTTGTTGCGCAAAGCCAGCTAAGAGAAGAACTGTATTTTGAATGCTACGAGTCTGCATCGAACAACAATCGTCAAAAATTCCAGCGGTCGCATATTCAATACAAAACTGCCCTAGAGAGACTCTATAGACATATTCTGAGATTCCAAGCTGTGGTCTGTTGTTACTACTTGAAAAGTTCTGCTATCCGTTATGGCCTTGATGCTATTAAGTGGTATGACTGGGTTCCACTGACAGATGAGGTTCGTGAACAAGAGCGCAATTTTGCCGCCATCGAAGAGACATGGCGTGGCATACAGCGCTTTGAGGAACACTCAGCTGTCATAGACTCTTTTTCAGCCATGAATGCAAACCTTTCTGTATTAACAAATAATGAGTTGTCCGATCTGCTGCACTGGCTATGCGACATTGACCCCTCCTCCATGTACAACGCCGCGCTTGACAGACATGAAGCCGGCACATGCGAATGGCTGATAAAGAATAGCGAGGAGTTCAAGACCTGGGAGACGAGCGAAGGATCGTTGTTATGGTTGCACGGTAAGGGTATGTCATGTTAA
- a CDS encoding uncharacterized protein (EggNog:ENOG41~TransMembrane:14 (i51-70o90-109i121-141o147-168i180-199o211-230i251-277o283-303i323-344o356-377i389-408o420-439i451-474o530-550i)) — protein MAAITGEDGKVLQDKISPSSQNLSTSQLEDGRLEKNIDDTEVKHPRHGLPAWKWALTCVGLYLGALLYGLDTTIAADVQGSVYEALGEIQNLQWVGLGFPMASVAVVLLMGRLYSIFDIKWLIIITTAIFEVGSAICGAAPTSDALTVGRVIAGIGGSGMYLGCLSYFSVFTTNKEASLYNAGIGLAWGFGSILGPVIGGAFSDSSATWRWAFYINLPLAALMSPVYLFIFPSFRPNKEKTILQSLKTIDAVGAVLNAVVFVLFMLVLTFGGATWAWGSGRTIAAWVVWGVSSVMFILQQTFFIFTDAESRLLPLHLLKSRALVLVCVGTATSATVVGVTIYYIPLLFQFTRNDSALQAAVRLLPFIVFFIFFIMVAGGSLPVVRRYNLYYILGGALVVTGGALLFTITPETSVARIYGYEILVAVGAGIPFQNGYAIAASKVAKQDRAAAIGLINVAQIGFMAISLAIAGALFQNLGYQSLKGALAEFHFPDDYVRSALAGRISPIYNSTDSNVIDIAVRAIVDTIRRVFGMLIGTGAALLVGGLLMPWEKADFAADLED, from the exons ATGGCGGCCATCAcaggagaagatggcaagGTCTTGCAAGACAAGATCAgcccaagcagccaaaaTCTAAGCACATCTCAGCTCGAGGATGGTAGATTGGAAAAGAATATTGATGACACCGAAGTGAAGCACCCCAGACATGGCCTCCCAGCGTGGAAGTGGGCTTTGACCTGCGTAGGCCTCTATTTGGGGGCTTTGCTCTACG GCCTCGACACAACAATTGCAGCTGACGTTCAAGGTTCAGTTTACGAAGCACTCGGTGAGATCCAGAACCTGCAATGGGTCGGGCTTGGCTTTCCAATGGCGTCCGTTGCCGTAGTCCTCTTGATGGGCCGACTGTACAGTATATTTGACATCAAATGGCTCATCATAATAACCACCGCCATCTTTGAGGTCGGAAGTGCCATTTGCGGCGCCGCTCCAACCTCAGATGCTCTTACCGTTGGCAGGGTCATTGCCGGAATCGGTGGATCTGGCATGTACCTTGG ATGTTTGAGTTACTTCTCAGTCTTTACAACCAACAAAGAGGCTAGTCTATATAATGCAGGCATTGGTCTCGCATGGGGGTTCGGTTCAATTCTCGGACCTGTCATAGGTGGTGCCTTTTCGGACAGTAGTGCAACATGGCGTTGG GCCTTTTACATCAATCTCCCCCTTGCTGCTCTTATGTCGCCTGTGTACCTGTTTATTTTCCCGTCTTTCCGTCCCAACAAAGAGAAGACAATTTTGCAGTCGCTCAAAACCATCGATGCGGTGGGTGCCGTTTTGAATGCGGTCGTGTTTGTTCTATTCATGCTCGTCCTCACCTTTGGCGGAGCTACCTGGGCTTGGGGCTCCGGACGGACCATTGCAGCGTGGGTGGTGTGGGGGGTGTCGTCGGTTATGTTTATCCTCCAACAGacattcttcatcttcactgATGCGGAATCACGGCTACTCCCATTGCACCTACTTAAAAGCAGAGCGCTAGTTCTTGTTTGTGTCGGCACTGCTACCTCAGCCACTGTTGTCGGCGTCACGATATACTACATCCCGCTCTTGTTTCAGTTTACCCGTAACGATTCTGCGCTTCAGGCTGCCGTGCGCCTCTTACCCTTCATtgtctttttcatcttctttattATGGTGGCTGGTGGTTCCCTTCCTGTTGTGCGGCGCTACAATCTCTATTATATCCTCGGCGGAGCCCTTGTCGTTACCGGCGGCGCCTTGCTCTTTACTATTACTCCCGAGACCAGCGTAGCTCGCATCTATGGTTACGAGATCCTCGTGGCTGTTGGGGCTGGCATTCCTTTTCAAAATGGCTATGCCATCGCTGCCTCCAAGGTCGCCAAGCAAGACCGCGCCGCAGCAATCGGGCTAATTAATGTTGCGCAGATCGGCTTTATGGCCATATCGCTTGCCATCGCAGGTGCCCTGTTCCAGAATCTTGGATATCAATCCTTAAAGGGTGCGTTGGCGGAGTTTCACTTCCCAGATGATTACGTCCGGTCGGCGCTGGCTGGGAGAATCTCGCCCATTTACAATTCCACTGATTCGAATGTAATCGATATTGCCGTCCGCGCCATTGTTGATACTATTCGACGAGTGTTTGGAATGTTGATTGGAACCGGAGCGGCGCTCCTCGTCGGCGGCTTGTTGATGCCTTGGGAGAAAGCCGACTTTGCTGCGGATCttgaagattaa
- a CDS encoding uncharacterized protein (EggNog:ENOG41) → MDPCNLPAGNSRSKRGRPRHDGDGVSEATKVRREQNRKAQQIFKARRLAAQTETKNRIAHLEKTVESMAELFLNLTDNVMKLVSVRQNSDLSQHIQDSLLQCLSLVRGSITVDCEGDNSERVCTDLVSSPAQDSSHHKAVPLTARFDQYDLEFSFPFA, encoded by the exons ATGGATCCGTGCAACCTTCCTGCGGGCAATTCTCGCAGTAAAAGAGGTCGGCCGCGCCATGACGGAGACGGCGTTAGCGAGGCAACAAAG GTACGGCGAGAGCAAAATCGCAAAGCGCAACAGATTTTCAAAGCCCGAAGACTAGCAGCGCAAACTGAAACAAAAAATCGCATAGCTCACCTCGAAAAGACGGTAGAGAGCATGGCCGAGCTGTTTTTGAACCTGACAGATAATGTTATGAAGCTCGTCTCAGTTCGGCAGAACTCCGACCTATCCCAGCATATTCAGGACTCACTACTGCAATGCCTATCGCTAGTGCGTGGGAGTATTACCGTAGACTGTGAAGGAGACAATTCCGAAAGAGTTTGCACAGATTTGGTGAGCAGTCCGGCGCAGGATTCGTCACATCACAAGGCAGTACCATTAACGGCTCGCTTCGACCAATATGATCTCGAATTTTCGTTCCCCTTTGCTTAG
- a CDS encoding uncharacterized protein (EggNog:ENOG41~antiSMASH:Cluster_5.5), with product MSLSPSVRYARLEDVSLILHFIQCAAEEQAPGTKIAATEDSLAKTLHFGPPSDSVTQTTPRFAWALLIFSPDQQSAGLLIYFHNYSTWMAAPGVCLEELYVVPEYRRHGYAQILIETMASVAEAAGCIKMDWVCLLDNEKALRFYDKLGAKRMKDWTVLKVDKTCMQELAARGKQSGVCIELDSTNI from the exons ATGTCTCTGTCCCCGTCAGTCCGGTACGCTCGTCTCGAAG ATGTTTCCCTTATTTTGCATTTTATCCAGTGTGCAGCAGAAGAACAAGCTCCTGGGACCAAGATAGCTGCAACCGAGGACAGTCTCGCTAAGACGCTGCACTTTGGGCCACCTTCAGATTCAGTGACACAAACAACCCCTCGCTTTGCATGGGCGCTTCTCATCTTTTCTCCAGACCAACAGTCTGCTGGCCTGCTGATTTATTTCCATAACTATTCAACCTGGATGGCAGCCCCCGGCGTATGTTTGGAAGAGTTATATGTTGTGCCCGAATATCGGCGTCATGGATACGCACAGATACTGATTGAAACGATGGCATCCGTAGCGGAAGCAGCAGGTTGTATCAAAATGGACTGGGTTTGCCTTTTGGATAATGAGAAAGCGCTTAGGTTCTATGACAAACTAGGTGCGAAACGAATGAAAGATTGGACTGTATTAAAAGTTGATAAAACCTGCATGCAGGAGCTGGCCGCTAGAGGGAAACAGTCTGGCGTGTGTATTGAACTTGACAGTACAAATATCTGA
- a CDS encoding uncharacterized protein (EggNog:ENOG41~antiSMASH:Cluster_5.5), whose translation MSAHHGGCLCGNIRYMYDTEPIKKVLCHCNDCRKISGSSYSVNFLVPEAAFRVTAGTPKVFSKVADSGETIVSYFCGDCGSMIWRESPNSGPNKVLKAGTLDDSDGILSTAVIDAEIFTRSRLEWVQPIAGASQRTA comes from the exons ATGTCTGCCCATCACGGTGGCTGCCTTTGTGGCAACATTCGCTACATGTACGATACAGAGCCGATAAAGAAA GTTCTCTGCCACTGCAATGATTGCCGCAAGatcagtggcagcagctaCAGCGTCAACTTTCTTGTCCCTGAGGCAGCATTCCGGGTAACTGCCGGCACGCCAAAGGTGTTCAGCAAAGTCGCTGATTCAGGCGAGACTATTGTCAGTTACTTCTGCGGCGACTGCGGTAGTATGATATGGCGCGAGTCTCCCAATTCTGGCCCTAACAAAGTGCTGAAGGCTGGGACATTGGATGACAGCGACGGGATTCTTTCGACTGCGGTAATCGATGCAGAGATTTTTACGCGCTCCAGATTAGAGTGGGTGCAGCCTATAGCTGGCGCAAGTCAGAGGACCGCATAG
- a CDS encoding uncharacterized protein (TransMembrane:12 (i36-57o87-107i119-136o142-166i173-192o212-231i304-329o335-356i363-382o402-424i436-459o465-487i)) yields MGLFNKKQASAPVEEPKREHSTSSEEGSQIHAEGKVTVLACALGAVASVGGFIFGYVSGQISGFFLMEDYASRFGALQSDGSYTFSAARQGTIVGLLCIGSLIGALIAGKMADTIGRRLSISLFAFFACIGTIIEISSSTHWVQFAIGRLVTGVSIGALSVVVPMYQSESTPALIRGVIVSSYQLLITLGIWTAEMVNWGTETRTNSASWRIPNGLTFAWALALGAGILFLPESPRFAYSRGRTDEARQTIARLIGLSPDSDVVNKQIAEIQEKIDEENANTEAFRWTEIFTGPRMFYRTTLGIVLQAGQQLTGANFFFYFGTTVFAATGISNSYVTQIILGSVNVFCTIIGLWIIDRFGRRVILMTGAAWMMMCFLVYAFVGHFALDHENPMLTPKAGSALVTFSCLAIAAFAVSWGPLVWTVNAELYPIRYRSFCMGIATASNWFWNFMISFFTRFITDDIDYFYGLIFAGCCAALVLIVFFFVIESKDRTLEEIDTMYVQHVNPITSSRWTPNKQHQNEVGEISDVRSHTQNSEK; encoded by the exons ATGGGGTTATTCAACAAGAAACAAGCCTCTGCTCCCGTGGAGGAGCCCAAGAGAGAACACTCAACCAGCAGCGAGGAAGGTTCTCAGATCCACGCTGAAGGAAAGGTCACGGTGCTGGCTTGTGCTTTGGGAGCTGTTGCCAGTGTCGGTGGTTTCATTTTCGGATATGTCAG TGGTCAAATCTCTGGCTTCTTCCTGATGGAAGACTATGCCAGCCGCTTCGGAGCGTTACAAAGTGATGGATCGTACACCTTCAGCGCCGCCCGCCAGGGTACCATCGTCGGACTTCTCTGCATTGGTTCATTGATAGGTGCCTTGATTGCTGGCAAGATGGCAGACACCATCGGTCGTCGACTCTCGATTTCGTTGTTTGCCTTCTTCGCTTGCATTGGAACCATCATTGAGATCTCTTCCTCCACCCACTGGGTTCAGTTTGCTATTGGCCGTCTCGTCACCGGTGTCAGCATTGGAGCTCTATCTGTCGTCGTACCCATGTACCAGTCAGAGAGTACTCCCGCCCTAATCCGTGGTGTCATTGTCTCATCGTACCAACTGCTCATTACTTTGGGTATCTGGACCGCTGAAATGGTCAACTGGGGAACAGAGACCAGGACCAACAGCGCTTCATGGAGAATCCCCAACGGTCTCACATTTGCGTGGGCCCTGGCTCTCGGTGCTGGtattctcttcctccctgAGAGCCCTCGGTTTGCCTACAGCCGCGGCCGCACTGATGAGGCTCGTCAAACCATCGCCCGTCTTATTGGCCTTTCTCCCGACTCAGATGTCGTCAATAAGCAGATTGCAGAGATTCAGGAAAAGATCGACGAGGAGAATGCAAACACTGAAGCGTTCCGCTGGACCGAGATCTTCACCGGTCCTCGCATGTTCTACCGTACAACTCTCGGAATTGTTCTCCAGGCAGGCCAGCAGTTGACCGGAGccaacttcttcttttactttgGCACCACTGTCTTTGCTGCCACTGGAATCAGCAACAGCTACGTCACCCAGATTATCCTCGGATCCGTCAACGTCTTCTGCACAATCATCGGTCTCTGGATCATTGACCGCTTTGGTCGACGTGTCATTCTCATGACCGGCGCTGCCTGGATGATGATGTGCTTCCT TGTCTACGCTTTTGTTGGCCACTTTGCCCTCGACCACGAGAACCCGATGCTCACCCCCAAGGCTGGATCTGCTTTGGTCACATTCTCCTGCCTTGCTATCGCTGCTTTCGCCGTCAGCTGGGGACCATTGGTTTGGACCGTAAACGCCGAGCTGTACCCCATTCGATACCGAAGTTTCTGCATGGGTATTGCGACCGCTTCTAACTGGTTCTGGAACTTTATGATTTCATTCTT CACTCGATTCATTACCGATGACATTGACTACTTTTATGGCCTCATCTTCGCTGGTTGCTGTGCTGCCCTCGTTTTgattgtcttcttcttcgtcattgAGTCCAAGGACCGGACTCTCGAGGAGATTGACACCATGTATGTTCAGCACGTCAACCCCATCACGTCCAGCCGATGGACTCCCAACAAGCAGCACCAAAATGAAGTTGGGGAAATTAGCGATGTGCGAAGCCACACGCAAAACTCGGAGAAATAA
- a CDS encoding uncharacterized protein (EggNog:ENOG41), which yields MSDPRNPNINIRTTPQWSLYQRESFWNTNDGKYPIFNTDPAEIEKLAKEKLSQGGWYYSSCNAGISWTHLSNRQAFYRHRIVPRMLVDTNVRDTATEIFGHQVSAPIGFAPIGINRIYHPTGELSVAKVAQELNLAYCLSSAGSYSIEDVAKANGSGPRFFQLYQSPDDELCLSMLQRAFDSGFDACMLTTDTWSLGWRHNDVFTGNYAFYHDHGAGDLGLQDPVFQKRLKEAGIDPVKNPKEAGAKWIDENIWHGRAITWEKMKWTMEQWKRISGGRPFCLKGIQNVEDAKKAVELGVDSIVVSNHAGRQVDGGISSLDALEKIVDAVGDKIYIMFDSGVRSAADVFKALAIGAKFVFIGRLWVWGLGIAGEHGVRHVLKSLLAEFDILMEVGGFAKVQDIDRSCIDSLPNSSNLIAEHSAI from the exons ATGTCTGATCCCAGGAACCCCAACATCAATATCAGAACCACCCCTCAGTGGTCGCTGTATCAGCGAGAATCTTTTTGGAATACAAACGATGGAAAATATCCCATCTTCAACACTG ATCCTGCTGAAATTGAGAAACTGGCAAAGGAGAAACTCTCACAGGGCGGCTG GTattactcttcttgcaaTGCTGGAATTTCCTGGACCCATCTTTCGAATCGACAGGCTTTCTACCGACACCGAATTGTCCCTCGTATGCTCGTAGACACCAATGTGAGAGACACCGCAACCGAGATTTTCGGACACCAGGTGTCTGCGCCTATTGGATTCGCTCCTATTGGTATCAACCGTATCTATCATCCCACCGGGGAGTTGTCCGTGGCCAAAGTAGCTCAAGAGCTCAATCTGGCGTACTGCCTATCTTCTGCTGGAAGTTACAGCATCGAAGATGTTGCTAAAGCAAATGGATCTGGTCCTCGGTTTTTCCAACTCTATCAAAGCCCCGACGACGAGCTCTGCCTCTCCATGCTCCAGCGCGCTTTTGACTCTGGGTTTGACGCTTGTATGCTAACGACAGACACCTGGTCCCTCGGCTGGCGCCACAACGACGTATTCACAGGAAACTATGCCTTTTACCATGATCATGGAGCAGGAGACCTTGGACTTCAAGATCCTGTCTTCCAGAAACGTCTTAAGGAGGCAGGAATCGACCCGGTGAAGAACCCAAAGGAGGCGGGTGCAAAATGGATTGATGAGAATATCTGGCACGGCCGGGCGATTACTTGGGAAAAGATGAAGTGGACCATGGAGCAGTGGAAGAGGATCAGCGGAGGGCGGCCGTTCTGCTTGAAGGGCATTCAGAACGTGGAAGATGCCAAGAAAGCTGTTGAGCT AGGCGTTGACAGCATCGTTGTTTCAAATCACGCCGGCCGACAGGTCGACGGAGGCATTTCCAGTCTTGATGCCCTGGAGAAGATTGTTGATGCAGTCGGCGACAAGATATAC ATCATGTTCGATTCCGGGGTTCGAAGTGCGGCCGATGTCTTCAAGGCGCTCGCTATAGGGGCAAAGTTTGTCTTCATCGGTCGTCTTTGGGTATGGGGCCTTGGAATTGCCGGCGAGCATGGTGTGCGACATGTTTTGAAGAGCTTGCTGGCAGAGTTTGATATCTTGATGGAAGTGGGTGGCTTTGCGAAAGTGCAGGATATTGATCGCAGCTGCATCGACTCGTTGCCTAACTCGTCAAACTTGATTGCTGAGCACTCGGCAATCTGA